The Benincasa hispida cultivar B227 chromosome 9, ASM972705v1, whole genome shotgun sequence genome has a segment encoding these proteins:
- the LOC120085888 gene encoding ribosome-binding ATPase YchF isoform X4, with amino-acid sequence MARTVCSHIIPSLLLPSKSSFFGTHSLFSRASHFDHVMVVGRRFSSASKISMSLRAGIVGLPNVGKSTLFNAVVENGKAQAANFPFCTIEPNVGVVAVPDPRLHKLSDLSKSQRAVPASIEFVDIAGLVKGASQGEGLGNKFLSHIREVDSILQVVRCFEDNDIIHVNGKIDPKTDIDMINLELVFSDLDQIEKRLEKLKKGKAKDSQSKVKEEAEKSALEKIQKVLMDGKPARSVTITDFEKDAIKHLCLLTMKPVIYVANVAESDLAEPASNPHVKEVMGLASELQSGIVTVSAQVESELSELPSEERFEYLKSLGVSESGLGNLIRATYNLLGLRTYFTSGEKETKAWTILAGMTAPQAAGVIHSDFERGFIRAETVAYDDFVAAGSFAAAREKGLL; translated from the exons ATGGCCAGAACAGTTTGCTCTCACATTATTCCGTCTCTTCTTCTCCCTTCAAAATCCTCCTTCTTTGGAACTCACTCTCTCTTCTCCAGAGCTTCTCATTTCGACCATGTTATGGTGGTTGGCCGACGCTTCTCTTCTGCATCCAAGATCAGCATGAGCCTCAGAGCCGGCATTGTTGGCCTTCCCAATGTTGGAAAATCCACTCTCTTCAATGCCGTC GTTGAAAATGGTAAGGCTCAAGCTGCCAACTTTCCTTTCTGTACAATAGAGCCAAATGTAGGTGTAGTTGCAGTTCCAGATCCCCGTCTCCATAAACTTTCTGATCTCAGCAAGTCTCAACGAGCGGTCCCAGCATCAATAGAGTTTGTAGATATTGCTGGGTTAGTGAAAGGAGCCAGTCAAGGAGAG GGACTCGGAAATAAATTTTTATCCCATATTCGTGAGGTGGACTCAATACTTCAG GTTGTGCGCTGTTTTGAGGATAATGACATCATTCATGTGAATGGGAAAATTGATCCAAAAACTGATATTGATATGATTAACTTAGAGCTTGTTTTTTCAGATCTGGACCAG ATTGAGAAAAGATTAGAGAAGCTCAAGAAAGGCAAGGCAAAGGATTCTCAGTCTAAAGTCAAG GAAGAAGCAGAGAAGTCTGCATTGGAAAAAATTCAGAAGGTCCTTATGGATGGAAAACCAGCGCGATCAGTAACTATAACAGATTTTGAAAAGGATGCTATAAAGCATCTGTGCCTGCTCACAATGAAACCGGTCATATATGTGGCCAATGTTGCAGAATCTGATCTAGCGGAGCCTGCAAGTAATCCTCACGTTAAAGAAGTTATGGGTCTTGCATCAGAGTTGCAATCAGGAATAGTGACAGTTTCTGCACAG GTCGAGTCTGAGCTTTCTGAACTTCCATCAGAAGAGAggtttgaatatttaaaatctCTTGGTGTCAGTGAAAGTGGCCTGGGAAATCTTATAAGGGCAACCTATAACCTTTTGGGACTCCGTACATATTTTACTTCAGGTGAAAAG GAAACAAAAGCCTGGACCATACTTGCAG GAATGACTGCACCACAAGCTGCTGGAGTCATTCACTCAGACTTTGAGAGAGGGTTCATCCGTGCGGAGACG GTGGCTTATGATGATTTTGTTGCCGCGGGTTCATTTGCAGCAGCAAGGGAGAAAGGACTT
- the LOC120085888 gene encoding ribosome-binding ATPase YchF isoform X1, whose product MARTVCSHIIPSLLLPSKSSFFGTHSLFSRASHFDHVMVVGRRFSSASKISMSLRAGIVGLPNVGKSTLFNAVVENGKAQAANFPFCTIEPNVGVVAVPDPRLHKLSDLSKSQRAVPASIEFVDIAGLVKGASQGEGLGNKFLSHIREVDSILQVVRCFEDNDIIHVNGKIDPKTDIDMINLELVFSDLDQIEKRLEKLKKGKAKDSQSKVKEEAEKSALEKIQKVLMDGKPARSVTITDFEKDAIKHLCLLTMKPVIYVANVAESDLAEPASNPHVKEVMGLASELQSGIVTVSAQVESELSELPSEERFEYLKSLGVSESGLGNLIRATYNLLGLRTYFTSGEKETKAWTILAGMTAPQAAGVIHSDFERGFIRAETVAYDDFVAAGSFAAAREKGLLRAEGKEYIVQEGDVMLFRFNV is encoded by the exons ATGGCCAGAACAGTTTGCTCTCACATTATTCCGTCTCTTCTTCTCCCTTCAAAATCCTCCTTCTTTGGAACTCACTCTCTCTTCTCCAGAGCTTCTCATTTCGACCATGTTATGGTGGTTGGCCGACGCTTCTCTTCTGCATCCAAGATCAGCATGAGCCTCAGAGCCGGCATTGTTGGCCTTCCCAATGTTGGAAAATCCACTCTCTTCAATGCCGTC GTTGAAAATGGTAAGGCTCAAGCTGCCAACTTTCCTTTCTGTACAATAGAGCCAAATGTAGGTGTAGTTGCAGTTCCAGATCCCCGTCTCCATAAACTTTCTGATCTCAGCAAGTCTCAACGAGCGGTCCCAGCATCAATAGAGTTTGTAGATATTGCTGGGTTAGTGAAAGGAGCCAGTCAAGGAGAG GGACTCGGAAATAAATTTTTATCCCATATTCGTGAGGTGGACTCAATACTTCAG GTTGTGCGCTGTTTTGAGGATAATGACATCATTCATGTGAATGGGAAAATTGATCCAAAAACTGATATTGATATGATTAACTTAGAGCTTGTTTTTTCAGATCTGGACCAG ATTGAGAAAAGATTAGAGAAGCTCAAGAAAGGCAAGGCAAAGGATTCTCAGTCTAAAGTCAAG GAAGAAGCAGAGAAGTCTGCATTGGAAAAAATTCAGAAGGTCCTTATGGATGGAAAACCAGCGCGATCAGTAACTATAACAGATTTTGAAAAGGATGCTATAAAGCATCTGTGCCTGCTCACAATGAAACCGGTCATATATGTGGCCAATGTTGCAGAATCTGATCTAGCGGAGCCTGCAAGTAATCCTCACGTTAAAGAAGTTATGGGTCTTGCATCAGAGTTGCAATCAGGAATAGTGACAGTTTCTGCACAG GTCGAGTCTGAGCTTTCTGAACTTCCATCAGAAGAGAggtttgaatatttaaaatctCTTGGTGTCAGTGAAAGTGGCCTGGGAAATCTTATAAGGGCAACCTATAACCTTTTGGGACTCCGTACATATTTTACTTCAGGTGAAAAG GAAACAAAAGCCTGGACCATACTTGCAG GAATGACTGCACCACAAGCTGCTGGAGTCATTCACTCAGACTTTGAGAGAGGGTTCATCCGTGCGGAGACG GTGGCTTATGATGATTTTGTTGCCGCGGGTTCATTTGCAGCAGCAAGGGAGAAAGGACTT
- the LOC120085888 gene encoding ribosome-binding ATPase YchF isoform X2 yields the protein MARTVCSHIIPSLLLPSKSSFFGTHSLFSRASHFDHVMVVGRRFSSASKISMSLRAGIVGLPNVGKSTLFNAVVENGKAQAANFPFCTIEPNVGVVAVPDPRLHKLSDLSKSQRAVPASIEFVDIAGLVKGASQGEGLGNKFLSHIREVDSILQVVRCFEDNDIIHVNGKIDPKTDIDMINLELVFSDLDQIEKRLEKLKKGKAKDSQSKVKEEAEKSALEKIQKVLMDGKPARSVTITDFEKDAIKHLCLLTMKPVIYVANVAESDLAEPASNPHVKEVMGLASELQSGIVTVSAQVESELSELPSEERFEYLKSLGVSESGLGNLIRATYNLLGLRTYFTSGEKETKAWTILAGMTAPQAAGVIHSDFERGFIRAETVAYDDFVAAGSFAAAREKGLVRWCAAIPELGAD from the exons ATGGCCAGAACAGTTTGCTCTCACATTATTCCGTCTCTTCTTCTCCCTTCAAAATCCTCCTTCTTTGGAACTCACTCTCTCTTCTCCAGAGCTTCTCATTTCGACCATGTTATGGTGGTTGGCCGACGCTTCTCTTCTGCATCCAAGATCAGCATGAGCCTCAGAGCCGGCATTGTTGGCCTTCCCAATGTTGGAAAATCCACTCTCTTCAATGCCGTC GTTGAAAATGGTAAGGCTCAAGCTGCCAACTTTCCTTTCTGTACAATAGAGCCAAATGTAGGTGTAGTTGCAGTTCCAGATCCCCGTCTCCATAAACTTTCTGATCTCAGCAAGTCTCAACGAGCGGTCCCAGCATCAATAGAGTTTGTAGATATTGCTGGGTTAGTGAAAGGAGCCAGTCAAGGAGAG GGACTCGGAAATAAATTTTTATCCCATATTCGTGAGGTGGACTCAATACTTCAG GTTGTGCGCTGTTTTGAGGATAATGACATCATTCATGTGAATGGGAAAATTGATCCAAAAACTGATATTGATATGATTAACTTAGAGCTTGTTTTTTCAGATCTGGACCAG ATTGAGAAAAGATTAGAGAAGCTCAAGAAAGGCAAGGCAAAGGATTCTCAGTCTAAAGTCAAG GAAGAAGCAGAGAAGTCTGCATTGGAAAAAATTCAGAAGGTCCTTATGGATGGAAAACCAGCGCGATCAGTAACTATAACAGATTTTGAAAAGGATGCTATAAAGCATCTGTGCCTGCTCACAATGAAACCGGTCATATATGTGGCCAATGTTGCAGAATCTGATCTAGCGGAGCCTGCAAGTAATCCTCACGTTAAAGAAGTTATGGGTCTTGCATCAGAGTTGCAATCAGGAATAGTGACAGTTTCTGCACAG GTCGAGTCTGAGCTTTCTGAACTTCCATCAGAAGAGAggtttgaatatttaaaatctCTTGGTGTCAGTGAAAGTGGCCTGGGAAATCTTATAAGGGCAACCTATAACCTTTTGGGACTCCGTACATATTTTACTTCAGGTGAAAAG GAAACAAAAGCCTGGACCATACTTGCAG GAATGACTGCACCACAAGCTGCTGGAGTCATTCACTCAGACTTTGAGAGAGGGTTCATCCGTGCGGAGACG GTGGCTTATGATGATTTTGTTGCCGCGGGTTCATTTGCAGCAGCAAGGGAGAAAGGACTT
- the LOC120085888 gene encoding ribosome-binding ATPase YchF isoform X3 — MARTVCSHIIPSLLLPSKSSFFGTHSLFSRASHFDHVMVVGRRFSSASKISMSLRAGIVGLPNVGKSTLFNAVVENGKAQAANFPFCTIEPNVGVVAVPDPRLHKLSDLSKSQRAVPASIEFVDIAGLVKGASQGEGLGNKFLSHIREVDSILQVVRCFEDNDIIHVNGKIDPKTDIDMINLELVFSDLDQIEKRLEKLKKGKAKDSQSKVKEEAEKSALEKIQKVLMDGKPARSVTITDFEKDAIKHLCLLTMKPVIYVANVAESDLAEPASNPHVKEVMGLASELQSGIVTVSAQVESELSELPSEERFEYLKSLGVSESGLGNLIRATYNLLGLRTYFTSGEKETKAWTILAGMTAPQAAGVIHSDFERGFIRAETVAYDDFVAAGSFAAAREKGLKEEGKLCISEG, encoded by the exons ATGGCCAGAACAGTTTGCTCTCACATTATTCCGTCTCTTCTTCTCCCTTCAAAATCCTCCTTCTTTGGAACTCACTCTCTCTTCTCCAGAGCTTCTCATTTCGACCATGTTATGGTGGTTGGCCGACGCTTCTCTTCTGCATCCAAGATCAGCATGAGCCTCAGAGCCGGCATTGTTGGCCTTCCCAATGTTGGAAAATCCACTCTCTTCAATGCCGTC GTTGAAAATGGTAAGGCTCAAGCTGCCAACTTTCCTTTCTGTACAATAGAGCCAAATGTAGGTGTAGTTGCAGTTCCAGATCCCCGTCTCCATAAACTTTCTGATCTCAGCAAGTCTCAACGAGCGGTCCCAGCATCAATAGAGTTTGTAGATATTGCTGGGTTAGTGAAAGGAGCCAGTCAAGGAGAG GGACTCGGAAATAAATTTTTATCCCATATTCGTGAGGTGGACTCAATACTTCAG GTTGTGCGCTGTTTTGAGGATAATGACATCATTCATGTGAATGGGAAAATTGATCCAAAAACTGATATTGATATGATTAACTTAGAGCTTGTTTTTTCAGATCTGGACCAG ATTGAGAAAAGATTAGAGAAGCTCAAGAAAGGCAAGGCAAAGGATTCTCAGTCTAAAGTCAAG GAAGAAGCAGAGAAGTCTGCATTGGAAAAAATTCAGAAGGTCCTTATGGATGGAAAACCAGCGCGATCAGTAACTATAACAGATTTTGAAAAGGATGCTATAAAGCATCTGTGCCTGCTCACAATGAAACCGGTCATATATGTGGCCAATGTTGCAGAATCTGATCTAGCGGAGCCTGCAAGTAATCCTCACGTTAAAGAAGTTATGGGTCTTGCATCAGAGTTGCAATCAGGAATAGTGACAGTTTCTGCACAG GTCGAGTCTGAGCTTTCTGAACTTCCATCAGAAGAGAggtttgaatatttaaaatctCTTGGTGTCAGTGAAAGTGGCCTGGGAAATCTTATAAGGGCAACCTATAACCTTTTGGGACTCCGTACATATTTTACTTCAGGTGAAAAG GAAACAAAAGCCTGGACCATACTTGCAG GAATGACTGCACCACAAGCTGCTGGAGTCATTCACTCAGACTTTGAGAGAGGGTTCATCCGTGCGGAGACG GTGGCTTATGATGATTTTGTTGCCGCGGGTTCATTTGCAGCAGCAAGGGAGAAAGGACTT